From the Archangium lipolyticum genome, one window contains:
- a CDS encoding HEAT repeat domain-containing protein, producing MSDERPDALLKSALEKIVYFEARAEQLHHELMSTHEELEHLRRELSHSEQRELALRREVAELEVRVGRMSAEREELTRLNQALRTERSQLLGKLLEASRIRASDRRERDEDEEDDLGIDLASFISQLRSEALGRPAVTAAQFPWPSQAEVEQAPALAVVGAAGAAANVSPVVQHAQRLMLEGRLAVSPGQMAELGGGSDETLFGFSVRELSAPDATSRVRAAERLKALGQPAAAPALATALHAETDPTVQVALLAAFSEVGKEQGASVVSPLLASSVPEVRIAALKALLTLSPLEAAPHLAQAVKDPDRSVRRRASLLALGLEGEGARRLGEEAIHDPDAEVRSLAALALGAGSGESARSMLLEALKDPEVRVRRSAAQSLSRILGQDVSSVVDMDEGRRRREIRRLAGLPVQPVRASLAPKAPPPPVRAPEPAPAPAPVAAVRALPPVAPPPVPVVRSAPAAAASVRSAVQAVRTAATPVAPKQAAVQSAPRPAARKAASPVEALCGPLMSEIRAAIRGRSLGELASGVSASAEVAEEALALLVARGAIVRRGHKYFAA from the coding sequence GTGAGCGACGAGCGTCCGGACGCGCTGCTCAAGAGCGCACTCGAAAAGATCGTCTACTTCGAGGCCCGTGCCGAGCAGCTGCACCACGAGCTGATGTCCACGCACGAGGAGCTGGAGCACCTGCGGCGCGAGCTGTCCCACTCGGAACAGCGCGAGCTGGCCCTGCGGCGCGAGGTGGCGGAGCTGGAGGTGCGCGTGGGCCGGATGAGCGCCGAGCGTGAAGAGCTCACGCGCCTCAACCAGGCCCTGCGCACCGAGCGCAGCCAGCTGCTCGGCAAGCTGCTGGAGGCCAGCCGCATCCGCGCCTCGGACCGGCGCGAGCGCGACGAGGACGAGGAGGACGACCTGGGCATCGACCTGGCCTCGTTCATCTCGCAGCTGCGCAGCGAGGCGCTCGGCCGCCCGGCGGTGACCGCGGCCCAGTTCCCCTGGCCCTCGCAGGCCGAGGTGGAGCAGGCCCCCGCGCTCGCGGTGGTGGGGGCGGCCGGGGCGGCGGCGAACGTCTCTCCCGTGGTGCAGCACGCCCAGCGCCTCATGTTGGAGGGGCGGCTGGCGGTGAGCCCGGGGCAGATGGCGGAGCTCGGCGGTGGCAGCGACGAGACCCTCTTCGGCTTCTCCGTGCGCGAGCTGTCGGCGCCGGATGCCACTTCGCGCGTGCGCGCCGCCGAGCGCCTCAAGGCCCTGGGCCAGCCGGCCGCCGCGCCCGCGCTCGCCACCGCGCTGCACGCGGAGACGGACCCCACGGTCCAGGTGGCCCTGCTGGCCGCCTTCTCCGAGGTGGGCAAGGAGCAGGGGGCCTCGGTGGTGTCGCCCCTGCTGGCCTCCTCCGTCCCCGAGGTGCGCATCGCCGCCCTCAAGGCGCTGCTCACCCTGTCGCCCCTGGAGGCCGCGCCCCACCTCGCCCAGGCCGTGAAGGACCCGGACCGCTCCGTGCGCCGGCGCGCCTCGCTGCTGGCGCTCGGGCTGGAGGGGGAGGGCGCCCGGCGTCTCGGCGAGGAGGCCATCCACGACCCGGACGCCGAGGTGCGCAGCCTCGCCGCCCTGGCTCTTGGGGCCGGCAGTGGGGAGTCCGCCCGGTCGATGCTGCTGGAGGCCCTCAAGGACCCTGAAGTGCGTGTGCGCCGCTCGGCCGCGCAGAGCCTCTCGCGCATCCTCGGCCAGGACGTCTCCTCCGTGGTGGACATGGACGAGGGCCGGCGCCGCCGGGAGATCCGCCGGCTCGCGGGGCTCCCCGTGCAGCCCGTGCGGGCCTCCCTCGCCCCGAAGGCTCCGCCGCCGCCCGTGCGCGCCCCCGAGCCCGCTCCGGCCCCTGCCCCGGTGGCCGCCGTCCGCGCGCTGCCCCCCGTGGCTCCGCCGCCGGTCCCGGTGGTGCGTTCCGCGCCCGCCGCCGCCGCATCGGTCCGGAGCGCGGTACAGGCCGTCCGGACGGCCGCCACTCCCGTGGCACCCAAGCAGGCGGCGGTCCAGTCCGCACCGCGTCCCGCGGCCCGGAAGGCGGCCTCGCCGGTGGAGGCCCTGTGCGGTCCCCTGATGTCGGAGATTCGCGCGGCCATCCGGGGCCGCTCGCTCGGTGAGCTGGCCTCGGGGGTCTCCGCGTCCGCCGAGGTAGCCGAGGAGGCGCTCGCCCTGTTGGTCGCCAGGGGAGCGATCGTGCGGCGAGGTCACAAATACTTCGCCGCTTGA
- a CDS encoding helix-turn-helix domain-containing protein has protein sequence MASKTTFPVPPEQSSSTSRRATRGKEAVPQAGAPRGKREAKQKLAKALGDSAREARQRAGLTQADVAERIGVATEVYGRLERGLLMPSVPTLRRLCLALHLPADALLALGSPHTPAWAEAPLPPPHDEGPQMRRLMRHVRKLNPTQLRALSLVAATLRRED, from the coding sequence ATGGCGTCGAAGACTACTTTTCCAGTCCCCCCCGAGCAGTCGTCCTCCACCTCCCGGCGCGCCACGCGGGGCAAGGAGGCAGTTCCCCAGGCTGGCGCACCCCGAGGAAAGCGAGAGGCCAAGCAGAAGCTGGCCAAGGCATTGGGAGACTCGGCCCGGGAGGCGCGGCAGCGGGCAGGGCTGACGCAGGCGGACGTGGCCGAGCGTATCGGGGTGGCCACCGAGGTGTACGGGCGGTTGGAGCGGGGGCTGCTGATGCCCAGCGTCCCCACGCTGCGGCGGCTGTGCCTGGCCCTGCACCTGCCCGCCGATGCGCTGCTGGCGCTCGGCTCCCCCCATACGCCCGCCTGGGCCGAGGCGCCCCTCCCCCCACCCCATGACGAGGGCCCGCAGATGCGGCGGTTGATGCGGCATGTCCGCAAGCTGAATCCCACCCAGCTCCGCGCCCTGTCCCTGGTGGCCGCCACGCTCCGCCGCGAGGACTGA
- a CDS encoding helix-turn-helix domain-containing protein, translating to MQRLTQVLDVELAPALPHVSLVDTRRVEAPDANGLSVLVKYMVPRINGFSQTVKRQALVRPEGMTGAVVGGFYSLVSSGYPTRAFAEPLEALAWLGRPLDEAQSLMNKLNDLVMQAMGQSPVLGELHRVLRNRLVGANLAEIARELGMSERTLQRRLREAGTSFQSELNTVQVRTAQSLLLESDAKLTAVAVEVGCASLQHFSSLFRKMTGESPSAWRARHRNTL from the coding sequence ATCCAGCGGCTCACCCAGGTGCTGGACGTGGAGCTCGCGCCCGCGCTCCCCCATGTGTCGCTGGTGGACACGCGCCGCGTGGAGGCTCCGGACGCCAACGGCCTCTCCGTGCTGGTGAAGTACATGGTGCCGCGCATCAACGGCTTCTCCCAGACGGTGAAGCGTCAGGCCCTGGTGCGGCCCGAGGGAATGACGGGCGCGGTGGTGGGCGGCTTCTACAGCCTCGTCAGCTCCGGCTACCCCACCCGCGCCTTCGCCGAGCCGCTCGAGGCACTCGCCTGGCTGGGCCGTCCCCTGGACGAGGCCCAGTCGCTCATGAACAAGTTGAACGACCTGGTGATGCAGGCCATGGGGCAGTCCCCGGTGCTCGGCGAGCTGCACCGGGTGCTGCGCAACCGGCTGGTGGGGGCCAACCTCGCGGAGATCGCCCGGGAGCTGGGCATGTCCGAGCGCACCCTCCAGCGGCGCCTGCGCGAGGCCGGCACCTCCTTCCAGTCCGAGCTCAACACCGTGCAGGTGCGCACCGCCCAGTCGCTCCTGCTGGAGAGCGACGCCAAGCTCACCGCGGTGGCCGTGGAGGTGGGGTGCGCGTCGCTCCAGCACTTCAGCAGCCTGTTCCGCAAGATGACCGGGGAGTCCCCCAGCGCCTGGCGGGCCCGGCACCGCAACACGCTCTAA
- a CDS encoding phospholipase D-like domain-containing protein, with the protein MRPIQAELLDGGALYREVVLGKLAHARESVWIATANVKAMYVEQAGRFVPLLQVLDGLAARGVALRLLHAELPSRPFRAEFDKRARLVKGGLELKVCPRVHFKAVLVDGAWAYLGSANLTGAGLGAKGEDVRNFELGFVTEDFDVIDRTTALFESVWSGAECRGCRLRAVCPDPILPAGAEAAKKGAANGIRLGKTRRLVRGRSR; encoded by the coding sequence ATGCGGCCCATTCAAGCGGAGCTCCTCGACGGTGGCGCGCTGTACCGGGAGGTGGTGCTCGGCAAGCTGGCGCACGCGCGCGAGTCGGTGTGGATCGCCACCGCGAACGTGAAGGCCATGTACGTGGAGCAGGCGGGGCGCTTCGTGCCACTGCTGCAGGTATTGGACGGGCTGGCGGCGCGTGGGGTGGCGCTGAGGCTGCTGCACGCGGAGCTGCCCAGCCGGCCCTTCCGGGCGGAGTTCGACAAGCGCGCGCGGCTGGTGAAGGGAGGGCTGGAGCTGAAGGTGTGCCCGCGCGTGCACTTCAAGGCGGTGCTGGTGGACGGGGCGTGGGCCTACCTGGGCAGCGCCAACCTCACCGGAGCGGGGCTGGGGGCCAAGGGCGAGGACGTGCGCAACTTCGAGCTGGGCTTCGTCACCGAGGACTTCGACGTCATCGACCGGACGACGGCCCTGTTCGAGTCGGTGTGGAGCGGGGCGGAGTGCCGGGGCTGCCGGCTGCGCGCGGTATGTCCGGATCCCATCCTGCCCGCGGGGGCGGAGGCGGCGAAGAAGGGCGCCGCCAACGGCATCCGCCTGGGCAAGACGCGGCGGCTGGTGCGCGGGCGCTCGCGTTAG
- a CDS encoding TetR/AcrR family transcriptional regulator: protein MVSNDAKRVMPQRARKEEDKEARRRQLLDAAMALYQGSSYAEVKMADVAERAQLAKGTVFLYFPTKEALFLALLEERLFAWFARVEEALSRGESRWTGARVARTLAESLEGEESLTRLLARLQTVLEQNVTEEQVRGFKERLLEAVVRAGALVEKRLAFLKAGEGVRFFLQVHALVTGLRQMADLAPVARAVHEAAPHLEPLRVDFTRELTDSLTTLLRGLEAR, encoded by the coding sequence ATGGTCAGCAATGACGCGAAGCGCGTGATGCCCCAGCGAGCGCGGAAGGAAGAGGACAAGGAGGCGCGGCGGCGGCAGTTGCTGGACGCGGCGATGGCGCTCTACCAGGGCAGCTCGTACGCCGAGGTGAAGATGGCGGACGTGGCGGAGCGGGCGCAGCTGGCCAAGGGGACGGTGTTCCTCTACTTCCCCACGAAGGAGGCGCTCTTCCTGGCGCTCCTGGAGGAGCGGCTCTTCGCCTGGTTCGCGCGGGTGGAGGAGGCGCTGTCGCGAGGCGAGAGCCGGTGGACGGGGGCGCGGGTGGCGCGCACGCTGGCGGAGTCGCTGGAGGGAGAGGAGTCGCTCACGCGGCTGCTGGCCCGGCTGCAGACGGTGCTGGAGCAGAACGTCACCGAGGAGCAGGTGCGCGGCTTCAAGGAGCGGTTGCTGGAGGCGGTGGTGCGGGCGGGGGCGTTGGTGGAGAAGCGGCTGGCCTTCCTGAAGGCGGGAGAGGGCGTGCGCTTCTTCCTCCAGGTGCATGCCCTGGTGACGGGCCTGCGGCAGATGGCGGACCTGGCGCCCGTGGCCCGCGCGGTCCACGAGGCCGCCCCCCACCTCGAGCCCCTGCGGGTGGACTTCACCCGGGAGCTGACGGACTCGCTCACCACCCTGCTGCGCGGGCTGGAAGCGCGCTGA
- a CDS encoding aldehyde dehydrogenase family protein translates to MRMVSMDEQSRKNPFQEAFERLRARRWEMSRTTARERIARLEKLRRAIVERREAIYQAIHKDFRKPAAEVETTEILMALTEIDHIVKNLAKWMKPRKVGTPVLLTGTRSEVRYEAKGVVLIISPWNYPFQLLIAPLVAAVAAGNCVLLKPSEKTPHTAALIDQLIRDVFDPSEVTVALGGPEVSQALLELPFDHFFFTGGPKVGRKVMEAAAKFLAGVTLELGGKSPAVVDETADLDAAAERIAFGKFINGGQTCVAPDYVMVHASKEAEFLSKLGQTLARFYGTTEEARKATPDFCRMVDDGQFNRVNKLLERSVASGVRVVEGGTADPTSRYIAPTVLADVKPDSPIMEEEIFGPVLPVLRYQRLDEAVRQIREGTKPLAMYIFSHDRQNIERLLSETSAGGTCVNTTVVHFSNADLPFGGIGESGVGNYHGEFGFRTFSHERAVLRQGPLSFLRTMFPPYTEKVRKMQRMATRLFE, encoded by the coding sequence ATGCGCATGGTGAGCATGGATGAGCAGTCCCGGAAGAACCCCTTCCAGGAAGCCTTCGAGCGCCTGCGGGCCCGGCGCTGGGAGATGTCGAGGACGACCGCCCGGGAGCGCATCGCGCGGCTGGAGAAGCTGCGGCGCGCCATCGTCGAGCGGCGCGAGGCCATCTATCAGGCCATCCACAAGGACTTCCGCAAGCCGGCCGCCGAGGTGGAGACGACGGAAATCCTCATGGCGCTCACGGAGATCGACCACATCGTCAAGAACCTGGCGAAGTGGATGAAGCCGCGCAAGGTGGGCACGCCCGTGCTGCTCACCGGCACGCGCAGCGAGGTGCGCTACGAGGCCAAGGGCGTGGTGCTCATCATCTCGCCATGGAACTACCCCTTCCAGCTGCTCATCGCGCCGCTGGTGGCGGCGGTGGCGGCGGGCAACTGCGTGCTGCTCAAGCCCAGCGAGAAGACGCCGCACACGGCGGCCCTCATCGACCAGCTCATCCGCGACGTGTTCGACCCGTCCGAGGTGACGGTGGCGCTGGGTGGGCCGGAGGTGAGCCAGGCGCTGCTGGAGCTGCCCTTCGACCACTTCTTCTTCACCGGCGGCCCGAAGGTGGGGCGCAAGGTGATGGAGGCGGCGGCGAAGTTCCTGGCCGGGGTGACGCTGGAGCTGGGCGGCAAGTCGCCCGCCGTGGTGGACGAGACGGCGGACCTCGACGCCGCGGCCGAGCGCATCGCCTTCGGCAAGTTCATCAACGGCGGGCAGACGTGCGTGGCGCCGGACTACGTGATGGTGCACGCCTCGAAGGAGGCGGAGTTCCTCTCGAAGCTGGGCCAGACGCTCGCGCGCTTCTACGGCACGACGGAGGAGGCGCGGAAGGCCACGCCGGACTTCTGCCGCATGGTGGATGACGGTCAGTTCAACCGGGTCAACAAGCTGCTGGAGCGCTCGGTGGCCAGCGGGGTGCGCGTGGTGGAGGGCGGCACGGCGGACCCGACCAGCCGCTACATCGCCCCCACGGTGCTGGCGGACGTGAAGCCGGACTCGCCCATCATGGAGGAGGAGATCTTCGGCCCGGTGCTGCCGGTGCTGCGCTACCAGCGGCTGGACGAGGCGGTGCGGCAGATCCGCGAGGGCACCAAGCCCCTGGCCATGTACATCTTCAGCCACGACCGCCAGAACATCGAGCGGCTGCTGTCGGAGACGTCCGCGGGCGGCACGTGCGTGAACACCACGGTGGTGCACTTCAGCAACGCGGATCTGCCCTTCGGCGGCATCGGCGAGAGCGGCGTGGGCAACTACCACGGCGAGTTCGGCTTCCGCACCTTCAGCCACGAACGGGCGGTGCTGCGCCAGGGGCCCCTGTCCTTCCTGCGCACCATGTTCCCGCCGTACACGGAGAAGGTGAGGAAGATGCAGCGCATGGCCACCCGACTCTTCGAGTAG
- a CDS encoding phosphotransferase family protein — protein MLLSGPELLKAETRSVVVRAQVRGGPVPSVVLKHFRDDLVCGLDDWAGAEFLTHRGLETGPRFLAGNVDARLFVMEDLGRGPTLEALLRGGDARAANAGLMATARLTGQLHARTLGSQSDYELVRLALPPRHERIRVENARFLLDHEGRLLRWLNAVDAQAAPGLSEDLEAVARALADPGPFFSFTHGDMAPSNVLFTPNGPRLLDFEYAGMRHAMYDALMWLVSVPFPEELVARADITYRITLSADCEAAQVDSLWARARATVALARTVNLFQWLNPQVLEEDREWAPGFSARTALLHHLARCRALLAPADGFPGLAHTLEALETRLRERWTVTPFVWPAFRQEDR, from the coding sequence GTGCTGCTCAGCGGGCCCGAGCTCCTCAAGGCGGAGACCCGCAGCGTGGTGGTGCGTGCCCAGGTGCGCGGAGGCCCGGTGCCGTCCGTCGTCCTCAAGCACTTCCGGGACGACCTGGTGTGCGGGCTCGACGACTGGGCGGGCGCGGAGTTCCTCACCCACCGCGGACTGGAGACGGGCCCCCGCTTCCTCGCGGGCAACGTGGACGCACGCCTCTTCGTGATGGAGGACCTCGGGCGCGGGCCCACGCTGGAGGCCCTGCTGCGCGGCGGGGACGCACGCGCGGCCAACGCGGGGTTGATGGCCACCGCGCGCCTCACCGGCCAGCTCCACGCCCGGACACTGGGCTCACAGTCCGACTACGAGCTCGTCCGACTGGCGCTGCCTCCCCGCCACGAGCGGATACGGGTGGAGAACGCGCGCTTCCTGCTCGACCACGAGGGACGGTTGCTGCGCTGGCTCAACGCGGTGGACGCCCAGGCCGCGCCGGGCCTGAGCGAGGACCTGGAGGCGGTGGCGCGCGCGCTCGCGGACCCGGGCCCCTTCTTCTCCTTCACCCATGGGGACATGGCGCCGAGCAACGTCCTCTTCACGCCCAACGGCCCGCGCCTGCTCGACTTCGAGTACGCGGGCATGCGTCACGCCATGTACGACGCGCTGATGTGGCTCGTCAGCGTGCCCTTCCCCGAGGAGCTCGTGGCCCGCGCGGACATCACCTACCGCATCACCCTGTCGGCCGACTGCGAGGCGGCCCAGGTGGACTCGCTCTGGGCCCGGGCCCGCGCCACGGTGGCGCTGGCGCGCACGGTGAACCTCTTCCAGTGGCTCAACCCCCAGGTGCTCGAGGAGGACCGGGAGTGGGCCCCGGGCTTCTCCGCGCGCACCGCCCTGCTGCACCACCTGGCGCGCTGCCGGGCCCTGCTCGCCCCAGCCGATGGCTTCCCGGGACTCGCCCACACGTTGGAGGCGCTGGAGACCCGCCTGCGCGAGCGATGGACGGTGACGCCCTTCGTCTGGCCCGCCTTCCGTCAGGAAGACCGCTGA
- a CDS encoding gluconokinase, whose amino-acid sequence MVVIVMGVSGAGKTTVGQRLAAALGWRFRDADDLHSRENVAKMAAGIPLTDEDRAPWLAALRDVVRRALESGEDLVLACSALKRSYRELLTVDTARQRWVYLWAPREVLAERLARRRGHYMPTTLLDSQLATLEVPEGALAVDVSPDPDTVVATLLRGLELQRSS is encoded by the coding sequence GTGGTGGTCATCGTGATGGGAGTGTCCGGGGCGGGGAAGACGACGGTGGGACAGCGGCTCGCCGCGGCGCTCGGGTGGCGTTTCCGGGACGCGGATGATCTCCACTCCCGCGAGAACGTCGCGAAGATGGCGGCGGGCATTCCGCTCACGGACGAGGATCGGGCGCCCTGGCTGGCCGCGCTACGGGACGTCGTCCGGAGGGCGCTGGAGTCGGGGGAAGACCTGGTGCTGGCGTGCTCGGCGCTCAAGCGCTCCTACCGGGAGCTGCTGACGGTGGACACGGCGCGGCAACGGTGGGTGTACCTGTGGGCGCCGCGCGAGGTGCTCGCCGAGCGGCTGGCACGGCGGCGGGGCCACTACATGCCGACGACGCTGCTCGACAGCCAGCTCGCGACGCTGGAGGTGCCCGAGGGCGCGCTGGCGGTGGACGTCTCTCCGGACCCGGACACGGTGGTGGCCACCCTGCTCCGGGGCCTGGAGCTTCAGCGGTCTTCCTGA
- a CDS encoding serine/threonine-protein kinase: protein MHCEHCSSEHPASVPCDQQVTCSGAEFASPARRSVSTGKPPVVDLRGRTLGHYRLTRLLGSGGMGTVYLAEQTLIGARVAVKVLHPNLAQDARLRARFYAEARTVNLIGHPNIVRIFDISESEDGLHYFVMEHLEGQPLSRLPRPMEPGLVAWLLAQACDALEAVHRSGVVHRDLKPDNLLMVERPGERPALKVLDFGVAKALRDTGQEQTMAGQVLGTPAYMAPEQWSGQPVDGRSDLYSLGVTGYLLLTGQLPYPRGQLAELVLAPEPLPPLRPPHTLVPSVPEALSQALLRALARSPAERFATALDFKRALLSSVRPTLASRPTPPRAVQVPPLPPTSTPIPAAPPRPEPNDPTPLPTWTARVRRGGGSPGSVVVHCSELSRGGLFMCCAEPFPPLFTRLEFTLQLGGEEVECVGEVVRHVDSALARNWHMSPGVGLQFINPSARLRDMLMRLRSTRRPSAAPHSILAKEALAHI from the coding sequence ATGCACTGCGAGCACTGTTCGTCAGAGCACCCCGCGAGCGTCCCGTGCGACCAGCAGGTCACCTGCTCCGGCGCCGAGTTCGCGAGCCCGGCGCGGCGGTCCGTCTCCACGGGGAAGCCGCCGGTGGTGGACCTGCGAGGCCGCACGCTGGGCCACTACCGGCTGACACGCCTGCTGGGCAGTGGCGGCATGGGGACGGTGTACCTCGCCGAGCAGACGCTCATCGGGGCCCGTGTGGCGGTGAAGGTGCTACACCCGAACCTGGCGCAGGACGCCCGGCTGCGCGCGCGCTTCTACGCCGAGGCGCGCACGGTGAACCTCATCGGCCACCCCAACATCGTCCGCATCTTCGACATCAGCGAGTCGGAGGATGGGCTGCACTACTTCGTCATGGAGCACCTGGAGGGCCAGCCCCTGTCTCGGCTGCCGCGCCCGATGGAGCCGGGGCTGGTGGCCTGGCTGCTCGCCCAGGCCTGTGACGCGCTGGAGGCCGTCCACCGCAGCGGCGTGGTGCACAGGGACTTGAAGCCGGACAACCTCCTCATGGTGGAACGCCCGGGGGAGCGCCCCGCCCTCAAGGTGCTCGACTTCGGCGTGGCCAAGGCGCTGCGCGACACCGGCCAGGAGCAGACGATGGCCGGGCAGGTCCTCGGCACCCCCGCGTACATGGCCCCCGAGCAGTGGAGCGGCCAGCCCGTGGATGGGCGCTCGGACCTCTACTCGCTGGGAGTCACCGGCTACCTGCTCCTCACCGGGCAGCTGCCCTATCCCCGAGGGCAGCTCGCGGAGCTGGTGCTCGCGCCGGAGCCCCTGCCCCCGCTGCGCCCCCCGCATACACTCGTCCCCTCCGTGCCGGAGGCGCTCTCCCAGGCACTGCTGCGCGCCCTGGCCCGCAGCCCGGCGGAGCGCTTCGCCACCGCGCTCGACTTCAAGCGGGCCCTGCTCTCCTCGGTGCGCCCGACCCTCGCCTCGCGACCCACCCCTCCCCGCGCCGTCCAGGTCCCTCCCCTCCCCCCCACCAGCACACCCATCCCCGCGGCACCACCCCGGCCCGAGCCCAATGATCCCACGCCCCTGCCCACCTGGACGGCCCGGGTACGCCGCGGCGGCGGGAGCCCCGGCTCCGTGGTGGTGCACTGCAGTGAGCTCAGCCGCGGCGGCCTCTTCATGTGCTGCGCCGAGCCCTTCCCTCCACTCTTCACCCGGCTCGAGTTCACGCTCCAGCTCGGCGGCGAGGAGGTGGAGTGCGTCGGGGAGGTGGTGCGGCACGTGGACTCGGCCCTGGCACGCAACTGGCACATGTCCCCGGGCGTGGGCCTCCAGTTCATCAACCCCTCCGCCCGGCTGCGGGACATGCTGATGAGGCTCCGGTCCACGCGGCGTCCGTCCGCGGCACCACACTCCATCCTCGCGAAGGAAGCCCTCGCGCACATCTGA
- a CDS encoding neutral/alkaline ceramidase yields MRSSIIRHGALVLALLLALAGCGHRGSRSGQADAGQTLGPEGQGLGGSCAGQQSFLIGSGLYDITGPAAEVGMMGYVELEQQTAGIHQRLRSRAFVIASPCNGKRVVFVSADLGMMFQGVKQQVVKRLRDTFGGLYSDENVLLSATHTHSGPGGYSHYALYNLSTFGFVPRNFEVIVDGIYQSIVRAHAHLGPGRITLAAGDLLDASRNRSPEAYRLNPPEERARYAYDTDKRMTLLRFTKDSGVEVGLIDWFAVHATSMGMKYRYISGDNKGYASYLFEKAKGTRYDATGETFVAAFAQSNEGDVTPNIHGGEDGGGEDDFESTELSGRKQYARAVALYESAITPLTGGVDYRHVYVKMDDVTVSPAFTGGTEGHTCPAAIGISMLAGAEDGPGVGHEGATCAAMHDVWSAFTCTTTTTPCQAEKPIVLEMGTMQPFPWSPEVLPLQLVTVGNVALVAVPFELTTMAGRRLRETVRARLAPAGVTEVVIAGLSNAYSGYIATREEYAKQEYEGASTHFGPWTLAALQQEFDGLARALREGTSVPPGPAPRELQGLQNHLRPGVLFDDKPLWGRFGDVFVDARESYARGETVRVTFWGGHPKNDPHIQGTFLRVQRRRGLFWDDVAYDWDWETKYTWRRGYCLPTLACSHVIIEWAIPQDAEPGTYRIVHEGDWKSGWDGRVRPYKGASRPFTVK; encoded by the coding sequence GTGCGCTCGTCCATCATCCGCCACGGTGCGCTCGTGCTGGCACTGCTCCTGGCGCTCGCCGGCTGTGGCCATCGTGGCTCGCGGAGCGGACAGGCGGACGCCGGGCAGACGCTGGGGCCGGAGGGACAGGGGCTCGGTGGCTCCTGCGCCGGGCAGCAGTCGTTCCTCATCGGCAGCGGTCTGTACGACATCACCGGCCCCGCCGCCGAGGTGGGGATGATGGGCTACGTGGAGCTGGAGCAGCAGACGGCCGGCATCCACCAGCGCTTGCGCTCGCGCGCCTTCGTCATCGCCTCGCCGTGCAACGGCAAGCGCGTGGTGTTCGTGAGCGCGGACCTGGGCATGATGTTCCAGGGCGTGAAGCAGCAGGTGGTGAAGCGGCTGCGCGACACCTTCGGCGGGCTCTACTCCGATGAGAACGTGCTGCTGAGCGCCACCCATACCCACAGCGGGCCGGGGGGCTACTCGCACTACGCGCTCTACAACCTGAGCACGTTCGGCTTCGTCCCACGCAACTTCGAGGTCATCGTCGACGGCATCTACCAGTCCATCGTCCGCGCGCACGCGCACCTGGGCCCGGGCCGCATCACCCTGGCGGCGGGGGACCTGCTCGACGCGAGCCGCAACCGCTCGCCCGAGGCCTACCGTCTCAACCCTCCCGAGGAGCGCGCGCGCTACGCGTACGACACGGACAAGCGGATGACGCTGCTGCGCTTCACCAAGGACTCGGGCGTGGAGGTGGGGCTCATCGACTGGTTCGCGGTGCACGCCACCTCGATGGGGATGAAGTACCGCTACATCAGCGGCGACAACAAGGGGTACGCCTCCTATCTCTTCGAGAAGGCGAAGGGCACGCGCTACGACGCCACCGGGGAGACCTTCGTGGCCGCCTTCGCGCAGAGCAACGAGGGGGATGTCACGCCCAACATCCACGGGGGCGAGGATGGGGGTGGCGAGGACGACTTCGAGAGCACGGAGCTCTCCGGCCGCAAGCAGTACGCACGCGCCGTGGCCCTCTACGAGAGCGCCATCACGCCCCTCACGGGCGGCGTGGACTACCGGCACGTGTACGTGAAGATGGACGACGTGACGGTGTCGCCGGCCTTCACGGGAGGCACCGAGGGGCACACCTGCCCGGCGGCCATCGGCATCTCCATGCTGGCGGGCGCCGAGGACGGGCCGGGCGTGGGACACGAGGGGGCCACCTGCGCCGCCATGCACGACGTGTGGAGCGCCTTCACCTGCACCACCACCACCACGCCCTGCCAGGCGGAGAAGCCCATCGTGCTGGAGATGGGCACGATGCAGCCCTTCCCGTGGAGCCCCGAGGTGCTGCCGCTGCAGCTCGTCACCGTGGGGAACGTGGCGCTGGTGGCGGTGCCCTTCGAGCTGACCACCATGGCGGGCCGCCGCCTGCGTGAGACGGTGCGGGCGCGGTTGGCCCCGGCGGGGGTGACGGAGGTGGTCATCGCCGGCCTGTCCAACGCCTACTCCGGCTACATCGCCACGCGCGAGGAGTACGCGAAGCAGGAGTATGAGGGGGCCTCCACCCACTTCGGCCCGTGGACGCTGGCGGCCCTCCAGCAGGAGTTCGACGGGCTGGCCCGGGCGCTGCGCGAGGGCACGTCCGTTCCCCCGGGACCGGCGCCGCGCGAGCTGCAAGGCCTGCAGAACCACCTGCGGCCCGGCGTCCTCTTCGACGACAAGCCGCTGTGGGGGCGCTTCGGGGATGTCTTCGTCGACGCGCGGGAGTCCTATGCGCGCGGGGAGACGGTGCGCGTCACCTTCTGGGGCGGGCACCCGAAGAACGATCCGCACATCCAGGGCACCTTCCTGCGCGTGCAGCGCCGCCGGGGCCTCTTCTGGGATGACGTGGCGTATGACTGGGACTGGGAGACGAAGTACACGTGGCGGCGCGGCTACTGCCTGCCCACCCTGGCGTGCTCGCACGTCATCATCGAGTGGGCCATCCCCCAGGACGCGGAACCGGGCACCTACCGCATCGTCCACGAGGGCGACTGGAAGTCCGGCTGGGATGGCAGGGTGCGCCCCTACAAGGGCGCCTCGCGCCCCTTCACCGTGAAGTGA